A single region of the Oxyura jamaicensis isolate SHBP4307 breed ruddy duck chromosome 6, BPBGC_Ojam_1.0, whole genome shotgun sequence genome encodes:
- the LBX1 gene encoding transcription factor LBX1 encodes MTSKEEAKPSSGEERRRSPLDHLPPPANSNKPLTPFSIEDILNKPSVRRSYALCGTAHLLSAADKHPPAGLPLSGRPLLSQTSPLCALEELASKTFKGLEVSVLQAAEGRDGMTIFGQRQTPKKRRKSRTAFTNHQIYELEKRFLYQKYLSPADRDQIAQQLGLTNAQVITWFQNRRAKLKRDLEEMKADVESAKKLGPNPAVDIVALAELEPSTEGRGKARPGSPPPPPAAREPGAPPPPRPASPPTERPRSRRDSEEEEDEEEEDVEIDVDD; translated from the exons ATGACTTCCAAAGAAGAAGCCAAACCTTCGTCGGGGGAAGAACGCCGGAGGAGCCCTCTGGATCACCTCCCCCCGCCGGCCAACTCCAACAAGCCCCTCACCCCCTTCAGCATCGAGGACATCCTCAACAAGCCGTCGGTGCGGAGGAGTTACGCGCTGTGCGGGACTGCCCACCTGCTGTCCGCCGCCGACAAGCACCCCCCGGCCGGGCTGCCCCTCTCCGGCCGGCCGCTGCTCTCACAAACGTCTCCTCTGTGCgccctggaggagctggccagCAAGACCTTCAAGGGGCTGGAAGTCAGCGTGCTGCAGGCGGCCGAAG GCAGGGACGGGATGACGATCTTCGGGCAGCGGCAGACGCCGAAAAAGCGTCGGAAGTCGCGGACGGCCTTCACCAACCATCAGATCTACGAGCTGGAGAAGAGGTTCCTCTACCAAAAATACCTGTCGCCGGCGGACCGGGACCAGATcgcccagcagctggggctcaCCAACGCCCAGGTCATCACCTGGTTCCAGAACCGCCGCGCCAAGCTCAAACGCGACCTGGAGGAGATGAAGGCCGACGTGGAGTCCGCCAAAAAGCTGGGCCCCAACCCCGCCGTGGACATCGTGGCCCTGGCCGAGCTGGAGCCCAGCACCGAGGGTCGGGGCAAAGCTCGGCCCGgctcccccccgccgccccccgcagcccgggAGCccggcgccccgccgccgccccgccccgcctcGCCCCCCACGGagcggccccgcagccgccgggacagcgaggaggaggaggacgaggaggaggaggacgtgGAGATCGACGTGGATGACTGA